One Campylobacter sputorum genomic window, AGACAAACTATCGGCAAGACAGTTCATATCGGTAGCACCCTGAACATTATCATGTCCTCTTAAGATGTTTGTTCCGCCACCTGCTTTACCCATATTTCCTAAAACTAATTGTAAAATAGCTAAAATTCTAGTATTTGAACTACCAACTGAGTGTTGAGTTATACCTAAAGCCCAGCATAAAGTAGCAGGTTTTGCAGTAGCAAAAAGCTTAGTAAAGCTTTCAAGCTCTTCTACACTACAACCTGTAACACGAGCTGTTTCTTGCGGTGTCCAGTGCTTAGCTTCTTCTTTGATTTCATCAACTGCATAACTTTGCTTTGCAATAACTTCTTTATCTTCCCAGCCATTTTTAAATATCAAATGAAGCATACCATAAATGAAAGCTATATCAGTTCCAGGTCTAATCCTAATAAACATATCTGCTTTTGCGGCAGTTCTTGTATATATAGGATCAACAACAACTATTTTGGCATTATTTCTATCTCTTGCTTGCAAGGCTCTTTTCATTGCACCAACAGGATTTGCTACAGCTGAGTTTGCACCAATAAATAGTATAACTTTTGAGTTTATCATATCAGCAACATGATTTGTCATAGCGCCATAACCCCAAGTATTCGCCACACCGGCGACTGTTGCACTATGTCAAATTCTAGCTACGTGATCTATATTGTTTGTTCCCCAAAATGCTGCAAATTTTCTAAAATAAAAAGCTTGTTCGTTTGAAAATTTAGCCGAACCTAAAAACTCAACACTATCTGGTCCATCTTCCTCACGGATTTTAAGCATTTTATCGCCAATTTCATTAACGGCTGTTTCCCATGAAATTCTCTCCCACTTTCCATTTACTTTTTTAAGTGGGTATTTGAGTCTCATTTTTGATTTTGTTAAATCTATTTGATCTATACCTTTACAACAATGACTACCTTGTGAAATCGGGTGATCAACCGCCATATCTTGACGAATCCAAACATTTGAACCTTCATCAACCTCAGCCTCAATCCCACAGCCTACAGAACATATCGAACATATAGTTCTTTTCATTACAGAATTAGGAAAAGGATTTTTTATCTCTTCTTTGGTTGCGTTTCTTAGTGTTTCGTTGGATCCAAACGCACCACTTGCTGCAGCACCAAGGGCAGCAAGCTTTAGAAACGAACGCCTTCCTACATATGTTGTTTTACTCATAAAATATCCTTAATAAGCTACTTTATAAAATTTATCCCAAGCTTCACTTTTCCAGTAAAGCACCTCTGAATGTTTGCCTTTTGAGTTGCTTATCTTTGAAACAGGCACTGCATTTGCAGCTGTTACAGCAGCTACTACTGCACCAACTCCAGCACTAGCTTTAGCGACTTTTTTCAAAAATTCTCTACGAGTTTCTTGCATGAACCCCTCCTAAAATTTGTCAAAAATGACATTTTAAAAATTAAATATGCAAAAATAGCATATTTTGTAACAAAAAAATAACAAAATGTGAAGTAAAACCTATACTCTAGCTATATGCTATTTTAGCATATTAATAAATATTATAGCTTTTGTTTTTATATTAGTTTATAAATTTAATATATACTTTATTTAAATTTTCTATCTATGCCGTCTTTTACGATATCATCAAATTTATCCAGATATTCTAAATATGCTATAGCATATTTTCTACTTAAATTTAATTTATCTTTTATTGAAGTAACATTTATAAAACCATCGATTTTTATCATTTCTCTCATTAAATTTAAAACATTACTTAAGGCAACTTGAGTTATAAAAAGATTGTGAGCAAGTCTTATTATCTTTTTACTTGCTGTTAGTTTTTTCATCGCATTATCCCCACTTACTCTATCTA contains:
- a CDS encoding twin-arginine translocation signal domain-containing protein; the encoded protein is MQETRREFLKKVAKASAGVGAVVAAVTAANAVPVSKISNSKGKHSEVLYWKSEAWDKFYKVAY